Part of the Variovorax paradoxus B4 genome, AAAGCCGTGCTCATCAGCTCGGTGCCCCCGCTGATGGTCAAGACCGCAGCCAATCCCAATGGCGTGCCCATCGAGGTGCTGGATGGCATTCGTGCGGCGGTCGCCAGCAACAGGCCGCAGTTCTTCAAGGACTTCACGCTGCCGTTCTACGGCTTCAACCGTCCCGGTGCGAAGATTTCGGAAGGCATTCGTGAGCACTGGTGGCAACAGGGCATGATGGGCTCCGTGCAGGCCCACTACGACGGTATCAAGGCGTTCTCGGAAACCGACTTCACCGAGGACCTGAAGAAGATGGACGTGCCGACGCTGGTGATGCACGGTGACGACGACCAGGTCGTGCCGATCGGGATCTCGAGCCAGTTGACCGCGAAGATCATCAAGAATGCCACCTTGAAGGTCTACCCTGGGCTGCCGCACGGCATGTGCGCAACCCATGCCGACCTGATCAACCCCGATCTGCTCGCATTCTTCAAGAGCTGAGATCGCGGGGGCCGAACCGCAGGAGGCGGCCAAGGCCTCCTGCCATCGCGATCGACTCCGTGCAAATATTCAAGAAAGCGTTCAAACTTTCTATCGGCAATCATTGCGAAAGCCGCAAATGGACGTTCGCCAACTCCCGTTCCACACCTGTCCGCCCATGCATGCCGAAAGCGACCATTCCGCAAAAAGCAGGAACATGCCCCCGGCGGCCCAGGAAGCTCCTGCGTCGCGGCAGCCCGATTCCGCCCCAAAGGACACGCTGGGGTGCATGTCCAGCCATCTGCGAAGAGACCAGGGCCTCCGTGCGAACGGGGTCGATATCCATCGCAAGACAATGGACATGCACCAACTCCACCACGTGCAAACGGAGGCCAGCGCCCGCGGTGTGCTGCTTGGCATCTCGATGCGCGACGGTCACAGCCGGCGCATTCTCGACGGGCACCGCGCCTCGTGCCACGATTTCGACAAGGGGTCGATCTACATTCGAAGCTTCTCGGATCGCTATCGCGCGGACATCCGGCGCCCATTCGACTTCGTGCTGCTCGAGATATCGCCCGCCAGCCTCGAGCGCGCCATCGAGGAAAAGGAGGGCAAGCGCGTCGGCAGCCTCGCCTACGTGGCGGGTGTCCGGGACGAGGTGCTTCTCAATCTTGCGTGTGCGCTGACGCCGGCGCTCGAGCACCCCGCCAGCGCGAGCATGCTGTTCGTCGACCAGTTGAGCGTGGCCATGACGAGCTATCTCGTCGAAACCTACGGCGGCGCAGCGGCGGCGGCACCCAGAACCAACCGGCTCCTGTCGCGCTCGCACGAGGCACGCGCAAAGGAAATGTTGCGCAGCAAGATCGAAGGCAGCATCTCGATCACCGAGATTGCCGACGCCTGCGGCCTGTCACGCAGCTATTTCATTCACGCCTTCCGCGAGACCACCGGGTACACGCCCCATCAATGGTTGATCGCACAGCGGCTGGAGCATGCTCGCGCACTTCTCACGGACTTCGACATGCCGCTGGCGGACGTCGCGGCGGCTTGCGGTTTTGCCGATCAAAGCCACTTCACCCGCGTCTTCGCTCAGCATTCCGGCGCCCCGCCAGGCATTTGGCGGCGCAGGATGCGGATCGGGAGCTAGGCCGGGCGCACCCGGCTAAAGGCCGAGCCGGTCTGCCACGCCCTGGCCCAGCGAGTTGTCGACAAGCCGGAAATGCGCGATCTGGCGCCGCTGAATGGCCTCGGGCACGCCGGCCATCGATCTCGCGATGTTCTCGTAGAGCCGCTGCCTGTGGCCACCGTCCATGCTGCGGTACAAGACCGCCGCCTGCGCATGGTCCCCGAGCCCCTGGCGATCGTCGAAGCGCATGGCGTCGCCCTCCAGGGGCAGCGGCGGCTCGGCAAGCGTGCGGTCGGGGCGCGGTCCGCCGAACGAGTTCGGCTCGTAGTAGGCATCGGTCCGAGCCGGAACATCCAGCCGCATTGCGCCGTCCGCATGATAGGTATGCACCGGCGACCGCGGCCGATTCACCGGCAAGGCCTCGTGATGCGTACCCACGCGGTAGCGCTGCGCGTCGGCATAGGCCAGCAGTCGCCCCTGCAGCAGCTTGTCGGGCGAGAAGCAGATGCCGGGCACGATGTTGGCGGGATTGAAGGTGGCTTGCTCCACCTGCGCGAAGTAGTTGTCCGGATTGGCGTCGAGCTCGAGAGTGCCGACCTCGACGAGCGGAAACTCCCGCTGCGGCCAGACCTTGGTCGCGTCGAAGGGGTTGAACGGCAGCTGCGCCGCCTGCGCCTCGCTCATCACCTGAATCTGCAGCGACCAGCGCGGGAGCTCGCCCCGTTCGATGCAATCGAACAGATCGCGCTGCGCGCTTTCGCGGTCGTCGGCGATCACCTCGCGGGCCTGCGCGTTTGTCAGGCAGCGAATGCCCTGTAGCGTCCGGAGATGGAACTTGACCCACACCCGTTCATTGGCCGCGTTGACCAGCCCGAAAGCATGCGCACCGTAGCCGTGCATGTGGCGAAAGCCTGCCGGCAGGCCCCGGTCGGAGAACAGCATCACGATCTGGTGCAGGCTCTCGGGCGACAGCGACCAGAAGTCCCAGATCGCCGTGGGCGAGCGCAGGTGCCTGACCGGATGCCGCTTCAGGGCCCGTACCAGGTCGGGAAATTTCTGCGGATCGCGGATACAGGCGACCGGCAGGTGGCTGCCGACCAGGTCCCAGTTGCCTTCTTCTGTGTATGCCTTGAGGGCGAAACCGCGCAGGTCGCGCTCCGCGTCGGCGCAGCCCTGCTCGCCTGTCAGCACCGAGAACCGGACCAGCACTGGCGTGCATTGCCCCGGCTGGAGCACCCGTGCACGCGTGTGGCGCGAGATGTCGCCCGTGATTCGCAGTGTGCCGAAGGCGGCCGCGCCCTTGGCATGCAACACCCGTTCCGGAATGCGCTCGCGCGCCATGTAGGCCAGCTTCTCGCTCATCTGGTAGTCCTGCCGCAGGATCGGCCCGCGCGGGCCCGCAGTGATCGAATTCTGGCTGTCCGCGACGGGTGCGCCGCTCGTCGTGGTCAAGGTGGGTGGCCTGCTGTGGGGTTGGGTCATGAAATTCTTGCTGCGTGATGTCTCGGCGGGATGTGTACCGCGCCGACGCGCGCATGTCTTGAACAAGAGTCGCCCCCCTTGAACTCCGGGGGTGCGCACGAATGTGCAAAGCAGCCGCCAAGCCGACAAGACGGCAGGCGCGGGATCGCGCACCATGGGCGCGGCATTCCTATCCCATTCCTCTGCGCGTGAAGGTCACCCCATGAAACCCTCTCTCCCCTTGCTCATGAGCCTCAACGGCGGCTTCGTGGACACCGCCGGCTTCCTGGCGCTGCAGGGCCTGTTCACGGCCCATGTCACGGGCAACTTCGTGACCATCGGCGCGGCGCTGGTGCATGGCACCTCGGGCGCGTTGACCAAGCTGGTCGCATTGCCGGTGTTCTGCTCCGTGGTGATCCTCGCGCGATGGCTCGGCCAGGGGCTGCCCGCCGTCGGCCTGCCGGTGCTGCGCACGATGCTGGTGCTCAAGATGCTGCTGCTGGCGGCCGGCGCTGCCTTCGCCATCGGGTATGGGCCCTTCAAGGACAGCGACAGCGGCCTCGCGATGCTCACGGGCATGGCGTTGGTTTCGGCCATGGCAATCCAGAATGCCGTGCACCGGCTGCATCTGGGCAGCGCCCCGCCGACCACGCTCATGACCGGAACGACCACGCAGGTGATGATCGATATCGCCGATCTGCTGCGTGGCCTGCCTCCGGAAGAGGCAACCGTTGCGCGCGCCCGGTTGCGGCGCATGGCGAGCAGCGTGGCCGTGTTCGCCGCGGGCTGCGCCGCCGCCGCGCTCATCTACAACCGGGTGAACGTCTGGTGCTTCGCGGTGCCGCCGGTGCTGGCCGCCTGCGCCGTGGTGCTTCAACGCAGCACACGCGAGGGTGAGGCCGCCCAACCGGCCGGTTCTCACCGCTGAAGGTACTGGCCGCCTCAAAGACCGAGCAAGGTGCGGCCTTCATCGGCCAGCAGGTCGTGCGTCTCCGGATGCGAGCGCATGTAGGCCGCAAACACGGGGCATTTTGGAATGACGCGCAGGCCGCGCTCGCGCGCGGAGGCCAGGCCCGCGAGCACCAGCTGCCTGGCCACGCCCTGGCCCTGCAGTGCCTCGGGCACCAGGGTGTGGACGAAAGTGATGACGTCGCCCGACAGGGTGTAGATCGCGACCGCGCGCTCGCCTTGCGACGCGAACTCGAAACGGTGCTTCGACGGGTTGTCTTGAACGGAAGGAGGCGTGGTCATGAAGAGGGTCTCGAGTAGGAGAGGAAACGTCAGTGCATGCGCCGCAGACGCCGCACGGTTGGGGACGTGGCCGCATCGGCCTTGGCAGTGTTCCCGAAGCGATGGACCAGGTGGGCACAGATCGCGATCGCCAGATGCTCGCTGGCCGCCGAGCTTGCGCGCCGCGGTCCATCGAGCAAGGCCAGCACCGCCGCACCCAGGCTTCCCATGACCGGATCGACCAACCCCGGGGGGCAGGCAATGCCGCTCACGCGCGCCAGGCCCGCCGCATCGGTCACGGCATCCACCAGTGCGCGCGGCACGTAGAAGTGAAGGGCATCCAGCGGACTGCCCAGGTAGCTCGCCACCTCGTCGCGCAAGTCGACGATGCTGATCGCTCCGGGCACATAGCCGCGCACCACCGAAGGCCGGCCCCGCACCCAGAGCTCGTGGTGGCCTACACCGACCAAGTGCAGCGTCACGACAAACGCATCCTCGGGCGGGATCTCCTGCTTCATGCCCAGCTGGTCGGGCTGGCAGGTGATGCGCGTGGCAACGAAGGGGGTCTTCGGCGCTGGCAGCATGACGAGCGCGGGCACGGAAGGCAGCTCGAAGTACCGTCCCAGGAGGTCGCCGTAAGCGCCTTGCATGCCCGCTGCCAGCGAACGCTCAGGCTTGAATGAACGCGAGCAGATCGGCGTTCACCTGGTCCTTGTGGGTGGTGCAGGTGGCGTGCGGCGCGCCGGCGTAGACCTTGAGCTGGCTGCCCTCGATCATCTCGGCCGCGAGCTTGGCCGTGGCCTCGATGGGCACGACCTGGTCATCGTCGCCGTGGATCACGAGCGTAGGCACGTCGATCCTGGCCATGTCGGGGCGGAAGTCGGTTTCGGAGAACGCGGTCACGCAGTCGAGGGTGGCCTTGATCGAGGCCTGCAGCGCGATCTGCAGCGTCTGCTTGAAGACGCCTTGCGACACCTTGGCGCCGGGGCGGTTGGTGCCGTAGAAGAGCGTGCTGAAGTCGTCGAGGAACTGCGCACGATCGGCGGCCAGCCCGGCGCGGATGCCTGCGAATACCGAGGCGTCGGGCCCCACGGGATGGTCGGGCGTCTTCATGAACAGCGGCGTCACGGCGCTGATGAGCGCGAGCTTGGCCACGCGTGCGCTGCCCTTGCGCGCGATGTAGCGCGTCACGTCGCCGCCGCCCATCGAGAAGCCCGCGAGGATCACGTCCTTCAGGTCGAGCTTCTCGATCAGCTCGGCGATGTCGTCGGCGAAGGTGTCGTAGTCGTAGCCGGTCCACGGCTGGCTCGAGCGGCCGAAGCCGCGGCGGTCGAACGCGATTGCGCGGTAGCCGCGTTCCGCGAAGAACAGCATCTGGGCGTCCCACATGTCGGCGCTGAGCGGCCAGCCGTGGCTGAACAGAATGGGCTGGCCCGAGCCCCAGTCCTTGTAGTAGAGCTCGGTGCCGTCGCGCAATGTGAGTGTGGTCATGATTCTTAGATAGTGGAGTGGAGGGAGAGAAAGAAGCGGTGCCGGAAGGCTGGCATGCTCAGCTCTGGCGCACCGATTCGAAGAGGAACCACGTGCGCTGCTCGGCCTCGTCGATCCAGTTCTCCAGCAAGCTGGCGGTGGCCACGTCGCCGTACTCGTCGCACACCCCGTGCGTGGCGCGCATGAAGCCGGCCAGGCGCTGGTTGTCCTCCCGGAGCTCGGCCAGCATGCCGATGGGGGTCACGAAGTCGGCGTCGTTGTCCGACAGGCGCTGCAGACGTGCGGCATGGCCGGTCGAGCGCAGCGTGGTGCCGCCGACCTTGCGCACACGCTCGGCAATGGGGTCGACGGTGGCAAAGATCTGGTCGGCCTGTTCATCGAGCAGCAGGTGGTAGTCGCGGAACGACGGGCCCGACATGTGCCAGTGGAAGTTCTTGGTCTTGAAGTACAGCGCGAACACATCGGCCAGCAGCACGTTGAGTGACGCGGAGATGTCGCGCGTGGCGTCCGCACCGAGGTCGCTCGGGGTGTGCAGCGGCGCCTGGCGCCGGGCCTTGGTGTTCTTGACGGCTTTGGCGGTCTTGGCGGTCTTGGGGTTGGCCATGTGTTTCCTTGAAGATTGGCTGGCGGGCACAGGAGAAAGTCAGATGGAAAGGAAGTGATGCACCTCGGGCTTGCCGGGCCCCATGTGGAAGCGCACGGCTTCGTTCTGCAGGTCGGCATCGGCAAGCGACACGCGGTGGTGCTGGCGCAGATGCTCGGCCCAGGATTCGACGAGGAACCACTCCATCACGCGCTCGGGGTCGCCGGTGTGTTCGGTCACGCCCCACGCGTAGGCGCCGTCGCGGCGGCGCTCCAGCGACAGCCGCTTCATCGCGTCGAGAAACGCCGGGCGGTCTTCCTTGCGGATGCGGTACTCGACCTGCACCATCACCGGGCCGCGGTCGTGCGCGATGGGCTCGGCAACCAGCGGCTCGGGCCAATGGTTCGAGGCCTGCAGGTCCGACTCGCCCGTGGGCAGGCGCGCGCGGTGGAACAACAGGGCCACGATCACCAGGCCGACGGCACCGGCCACCAGCGTGTACGGCACGCCGATCTCCTGTGCGACCAGGCCCCAGCCCAGGCTGCCGGCCGCCATCGCGCCGTTGAACACCGTGAGGTACACAGCCAGGCCGCGCCCGCGCACCCAGTTCGGCAGGATGGATTGCGCCACGCCGTTGAGCGTGGTGAGCGCAATGATCCAGCCCAGGCCCAGCAGCAACAGCAGCAGCACGGCCAGCCACTTGGGCGGCGCAAACACCAGCGCGGCCATCACCGCGGCGGTGATCACCGAGGCCAGCAGCACGAGCCCGTCTGCATCCAGCCGTGCGCGCAGCCGCGGCATGACCAACGCACCGGCGATGGCGCCCGCGCCCACCGCACCCAACAGCACGCCGTAGAAGCCGGCCGTTCCGCCGAGCATCTGGCGCGCCACCAGCGGCAGCAGGGCCCAGACCGAGCTGGCGAACAGAAAGAACACAGCCGCGCGCAGCAGCACGCGGTGCAGCTCGCGGCTGGCACGCGTGTAGCGCAGGCCGGCGCGGAAGGCGCCCAGGAAGTTCTCCGACAGGCCGCTGTCCACCGCGGCGGGGCGCTTCCACCAGAGCAGCGCGGCAATGACGAACGCATAGCTGAGCACGTCGGCGCCGTAGGTCACGGCGGCACCGAAGCTCGCGAGGATCAGCCCGCCCGCGGCCGGCCCGATGGAGCGCGCAATGTTGATGCCCAGCGAGTTCAGCGCTACCGCGTTCTTGAGGTCGGCGCGTGGCACCAGCTCCGGCACGATCGACTGCCACGTCGGCCCCATCAGCGCAGCGCCGATGCCGCCGACGAAGGTCAGCGCAATCAGGTACTCGACGGTGAGCGCGCCGGTGTGCGAGAGCACCAGCAGCGTGCCGCTGACGCTGGCCAGCACCAGCTGCACGAAGATCAGGAAGCGCCGCCGGTCGAGGATGTCGGAGAGCACCCCGGCCGGAATCGCGAGCAGGAAGATCGGCAGCGTGGCCGCGGTCTGGATCAGCGCCACTGCCGTGGGACTGGCCGACAGGTCGGTCACCAGCCACGAGCTGGCCACGTCGCGCATGAAGCTGCCGATGTTGCCAAGCACGGTGGCGGTCCACAGCACGGCAAAAACCGGCTGGCGCAAGGGCGCGAAGCTTCCGGTCGACCGCACGGCCTTGGCGGCACCGGCGAGATCAGCCATTCGCGCGCTCCTTCAGGTCATGCCAGGCCACCAGGAGAAAACCGCCGACCAGGCCCAGATGTTCGAAGAAGGAGTTCGCCGCCATGAAGCGCTCGGGCTGCGGCATCTCCCAGAAGCGAAGCGCCACGAAGGTCGCCATCAGCGTGAAGCCGCCCAGCGCCAGCGCGCCGAGCCAGCGGTAGAAGCCCGTGAGGATGAGCGCCGCGGCGCCGAGCTCCAGCACGATCACCGCCACCGCCAGCGGTGCCGCGGGAGACAGGCCGAAGTGGTTCATCTCGGCAATGGCCGCGTTGAAGTCCATCGCCTTGTTGAGCCCGCCCTGCAGGTAGGCCGCGCACAGCAGCAGCAGGGCGATCCAGCGCACGGCAGGCGAGGTGGTCCAGCGCGTCGCCATCACACCGCCCAGCAGGCGCAGCCGAGCGCGCCCCAGAAGCTCTTGAGGTCGGCGATCGGCAGCTTGCTGCTCCAGGCCGTCGCGTGCTGGTGCCCGTGCACGTTGCAGTCGTTGGCGCAGGCGCAGGACATGGCCGCTTGGCGCATCGCCTTTTGCAGCGGCGCGCCCTCGGCATCGCCCCAGCCGCCATAGCCGCCGAAGCGGCGCACCGGCGACCAGTCGGGCATGGCCGGAGGCGGCGCGCCTTCGTCGTGCGACTGGAACGGCCCCGCGGCGTACACCACCTTGCCGCCGACCATGGTCAAGAGCGCCGTGGTATCGGCAATCTCCGATTCCGGGCAGGCGAAGAAGTCGCGGTCGGGCACCATCAGGTCGGCCAGCATGCCGGCTTCGATGCGGCCCTTCCTGCCGACCTCGTTGGAGAACCAGGTCACGTTCTCGGTCCACATGCGCAGTGCGCCTTCGCGGTCGAGGCAGTTGCGCTGCGGGTAGAGCTGCATGCCGCCGACGGTCTTGCCGGTGACCAGCCACGACAGCGACACCCAGGGGTTGTACGAGGCGACGCGCGTCGCGTCGGTGCCGGCCGATACCTTCACGCCCTTCTCGAGCATGCGCTTGACCGGCGGCGTGGCCTCGGCCGCGCCGGCACCGTAGCGCTCCACGAAATATTCGCCCTGGTAGGCCATGCGGTGCTGCACCGCGATGCCGCCGCCCAGGGCGGCGATGCGGTCGATCGATTTCTCGGAGATGGTCTCGCAATGGTCGAAGAACCAGTTCAGGCCCGCGAGCGGCGTGTCGCGGTTGACCTTCTCGAACACGTCGAGCGCGCGGTCGATGGTCTCGTCGTAGGTGGCATGCAGGCGCCATGGCCACTTGTTCTGCACCAGCACGCGCACCACCTCTTCCAGCTCGCCTTCCATCTCGGGCGCCATGTCCGGGCGCGGCTGGCGGAAGTCCTCGAAGTCGGCGGCCGAGAACACCAGCATCTCGCCCGCGCCGTTGTGGCGGAAGTAGTCGTCGCCCTGCTTGTACTTCGACGTGGCGGTCCAGTTGAGAAAGTCCTGCTTCTCCTGCTTGGGCTTCTGCGTGAACAGGTTGTAGGCCAGGCGGATGGTGAGCTGGCCGGCATCGGCCAGCTGCTGGATCACCTGGTAGTCCTCGGGAAAATTCTGGAAGCCGCCGCCCGCATCGATGGCGCCGGTCACGCCCAGGCGGTTGAGCTCGCGCATGAAGTGGCGCGTGGAATTGAGCTGGTATTCGAAAGGCAGCTTCGGGCCCTTGGCCAGGGTGGCGTAGAGGATCGACGCATTCGGCTTGGCCAGCAGCAAGCCGGTCGGGTTGCCGGCCGCATCGCGCACGATCTCGCCTCCGGGCGGCGCGGGCGTGTCCTTGGTGTAGCCCACGGCGCGCAGCGCCGCGCCGTTGAGCAGCGCACGGTCGTACAGGTGCAGCAGGAACACCGGCGTGTCGGGTGCCACCCCATTGAGTTCTTCGATGGTCGGCAGGCGCTTTTCCACGAACTGGTGCTCGGTGAAGCCGCCCACCACGCGCACCCATTGCGGCGCGGGCGTGATGGCCACCTGGCGCTTGAGCATCGCCATGGCGTCGGCCAGGCTGCGCACGCCGTCCCACCGCAATTCGAGGTTGAAGTTGAGGCCGCCGCGAATGATGTGCAGGTGGTTGTCGATGAGGCCCGGCAGCACGCGCTTGCCCTGCAGGTCCACCACGCGGGTGCCGCTGCCGACCAGGGGCAGCACGTCTTCGCTGCGGCCCACGCGCAGGAAGCGGCCATCCTTGATGGTCACGGCACTCGCCGTGGGATTGGCGCGGTCCAGCGTGGTGAAGCGGCCGTTGTGCAGGATCAGGTCGGGGGCGGCGGTACCAGCCATGTCGGGTCTCCTTTGGGTGGTTTGCGCGCTTGCCGTTCCGGCAAGGGCGGCGGCGCCGAGCGTGCCCAGGCACAGCCGGCGGCGTTGTTCGTCGAGCGGATCGTTCATGCGTCTTTGCGCGCCGCGGCGCCCGGCCCGGCCTTGGCGCATTGCGGCAGCTCGCCGAACACATGCGGCTTGACCTGGTGCTGCAGCCACGACGTCGCAGTGGCCTGCGGCTTGATCGCGCTCTTGATGAGCGGCGGGATCTGCTCGCCGAGCAGGATCCCGAGAAGCCCCACCAGGGCGATGACCGGCGGGGCCGGCGAGCGCACCTGGAACAGTGCGTAGATCACGCCGACGAGCAGGCCGAGCGCGAGCGACAGGACGTAGGGCTTCATCTTGTTCACCGCGGCGTTCAGCCTTCGTGGGCGCCGAACATGGTCTTGGCGTAGGTCACACCCAGGCCATAAGCGCCACCGAATTTCTTCGCAATGCCGGTGGTCATTTCGTACGTGTCGGTGCGGGCCCAGTCGCGCTGCAATTCGAGCAGGTATTGCAGCGAAGTCATCGGCTGTGCGCCGGCCTGCACCATGCGGTCCATCGCGCGGTTGTGCGCCTCGGCCGAGACGTCGCCGCAGGCGTCGGCGATCACGAACACCTCGAAGCCCTGGTCGAGCGCCGACAGCGCCGGCCCGACGATGCACACGCCGGTCCACAGGCCCGACAGCACGATGCGCTTCTTGCCGATCTCGTTCACGCGCTCGATCACGGCCGCGTCTTCCCACGTGTTCATCGAGGTGCGGTCGAGCATCTTCTGGCCCGGGAAGGCGTCGGTGATCTCGCTGAACATCGGGCCCGAGAAGCTCTTCTCGGCCACGGTCGTGAGGATGGTCGAGACCTTGAAACCGGCCGCCGCGTTGGCCACGAGAGCGGCGTTGTTGCGCAGGTTCACCGCATCGATCGAGTGCGTGGCAAAGGCCATCTGCGACTGGAAGTCGATCATCACCAGCGTGTGGTCGGTGGGGGTGAGCAGCTTGGCGCCGGCGGTGGGGGTGGCTTGGATGGACATGAGGCTCTCCGTGAGTTGACGATTAAAAAAAAGGGGCTTGCCGCGCCATGCATCCTCGTTCCAGCGTGGATCCATGTCTTGTCAATTTGTGAGGCCGTTTGGACATTTGCCGTCCGCGCCGGCCCCGGGACGCACATGCGTTGTCAGAAGGAAGGCAACTCGTTGGGGCGCAGGTCGAACACCAGCACCTCGGCGCCTTCGCCGCGTGACAGGTCGATTCGCTGTTCGCCGCGCATCCGCGCGCCGTCTCCCTCGCCCAACCGCTGTCCGTTGACTTCGACCCTGCCGCGCGCCACATGCACATAGGCATGGCGATTGGGGCCGAGCGTGAGCGACGTGGATTCATCGTCGTCGAAGAGGCCGGCGTAAACGCGGGCGTCCTGGTGCACGGCGAGCGAACCGTCCGTGCCCTCGGGCGAAATGATCAGCCGCAGGCGGCCGCGCTTTTCTTCGGGCGCGAAGTGCACCTGCTGATAGCGCGGTGCGACGCCCTTGGCGTTCGGCACGATCCAGATCTGCAGGAAGTGCAGCGCATCGGTGGCCGACGAATTGAACTCGCTGTGGCGCACGCCGGTGCCCGCACTCATCATCTGCACGTCGCCGGGGCGGATGACAGAGCCCGTGCCCATCGAGTCCTTGTGCTCGAGCGCGCCGTCGAGCACGTACGAGAAGATTTCCATGTCGCGGTGCGGATGAGTGCCGAAGCCGCGGCCGGGATGCACGCGGTCGTCGTTGATCACCAGCAAGTCCGAGAAGCCTTCCTGCTCCGGGTCGTGATAGTGACCGAAGGAGAAGGTGTGGCGGGACTTGAGCCAGCCGAAGTCTGCGAGTCCGCGGTCATTGGCGCTGCGAATTTCCAGCATGATTTACGTCCTTTTTTGGTCGATTAGTTCGATGTGATTCACAATGGCTTCGGAGAAGAACTTCCGAGGCATGGCTGAATCATCTTTCTTTCAGCGAGGCCTCTGGACGAAATTTTTGGCCTTTTATCATCGAACTTTTCGATGATTCGTTTCCAAGGACTTGCCCATGCTCAGACTCAGCCTCGAAGCCATCGAACTCGTGGATGCCATCGCGCGCCACGGCTCCTTTGCCGCCGCGGGCGCGCGCTTGAACAAGGTGCCCTCGACCATCTCGTACGCCGTGGGCAAGCTCGAGGAGCAGCTGGACATGCTGCTGTTCGTGCGCAACGGGCCGCGCGTGACCCTCACCGCGGCCGGGGAAGAAATGCTCAGGGAAGGCCGCTGGCTGCTCGGCGCCGCAAGCGATCTCGAATCGCGCATGCGGCAGATCGCCACGGGCTTCGAATCGGAACTGCGGCTGGTGCACGACTCGCTGATTCCCACGCAGGCATTCATCGACGACATCCGCGCCTTCGAGGCGCTGCGCTGCGGCACGCGACTGCGCATCGGCTGCGAGGCGCTCACCGGCACTTGGGAGGCGTTGCGCGAAGGACGCGCCGACATCGTCATTGCCGCGGGCGAAGGGCCGGCCGGCGGAGGCTATCAGGCCGTCATGGTGGGCAGCCTCGACTTCGCGTTCTGCGTTGCGCCGACACATCCGCTGACCCGGCTCGGCCGGCCGCTGCATCGCGGCGACCTGCTCGAGCACAACGCCGTCGTGGTGAGCGACAGCGCACGCATGCTGTCCGACCGCACCGTGGGGCTGCTCGCCGGCCAGCACCGCGTGGCCGTCCCGACCATGGCCGCGAAGATCGCCTGCCAGGCCGCGGGCCTGGGCCACGGCTTCCTGCCACGGGCTTGCATAGAGGGCGAGCTGGCGCGCGGCACGCTGATCGAGTTGCAGACCGAAGAGCCGCGCGCACCCGAGGCGTTCTGGCTGGCGTGGAAGACCGGCGCGAAGGGAAAGGCGCT contains:
- a CDS encoding LysR family transcriptional regulator, producing the protein MLRLSLEAIELVDAIARHGSFAAAGARLNKVPSTISYAVGKLEEQLDMLLFVRNGPRVTLTAAGEEMLREGRWLLGAASDLESRMRQIATGFESELRLVHDSLIPTQAFIDDIRAFEALRCGTRLRIGCEALTGTWEALREGRADIVIAAGEGPAGGGYQAVMVGSLDFAFCVAPTHPLTRLGRPLHRGDLLEHNAVVVSDSARMLSDRTVGLLAGQHRVAVPTMAAKIACQAAGLGHGFLPRACIEGELARGTLIELQTEEPRAPEAFWLAWKTGAKGKALQWWVKQLNRQLVPALLPRSTWTSS
- a CDS encoding hydrolase, whose amino-acid sequence is MSIQATPTAGAKLLTPTDHTLVMIDFQSQMAFATHSIDAVNLRNNAALVANAAAGFKVSTILTTVAEKSFSGPMFSEITDAFPGQKMLDRTSMNTWEDAAVIERVNEIGKKRIVLSGLWTGVCIVGPALSALDQGFEVFVIADACGDVSAEAHNRAMDRMVQAGAQPMTSLQYLLELQRDWARTDTYEMTTGIAKKFGGAYGLGVTYAKTMFGAHEG
- a CDS encoding pirin family protein, which codes for MLEIRSANDRGLADFGWLKSRHTFSFGHYHDPEQEGFSDLLVINDDRVHPGRGFGTHPHRDMEIFSYVLDGALEHKDSMGTGSVIRPGDVQMMSAGTGVRHSEFNSSATDALHFLQIWIVPNAKGVAPRYQQVHFAPEEKRGRLRLIISPEGTDGSLAVHQDARVYAGLFDDDESTSLTLGPNRHAYVHVARGRVEVNGQRLGEGDGARMRGEQRIDLSRGEGAEVLVFDLRPNELPSF
- a CDS encoding amidohydrolase, with amino-acid sequence MAGTAAPDLILHNGRFTTLDRANPTASAVTIKDGRFLRVGRSEDVLPLVGSGTRVVDLQGKRVLPGLIDNHLHIIRGGLNFNLELRWDGVRSLADAMAMLKRQVAITPAPQWVRVVGGFTEHQFVEKRLPTIEELNGVAPDTPVFLLHLYDRALLNGAALRAVGYTKDTPAPPGGEIVRDAAGNPTGLLLAKPNASILYATLAKGPKLPFEYQLNSTRHFMRELNRLGVTGAIDAGGGFQNFPEDYQVIQQLADAGQLTIRLAYNLFTQKPKQEKQDFLNWTATSKYKQGDDYFRHNGAGEMLVFSAADFEDFRQPRPDMAPEMEGELEEVVRVLVQNKWPWRLHATYDETIDRALDVFEKVNRDTPLAGLNWFFDHCETISEKSIDRIAALGGGIAVQHRMAYQGEYFVERYGAGAAEATPPVKRMLEKGVKVSAGTDATRVASYNPWVSLSWLVTGKTVGGMQLYPQRNCLDREGALRMWTENVTWFSNEVGRKGRIEAGMLADLMVPDRDFFACPESEIADTTALLTMVGGKVVYAAGPFQSHDEGAPPPAMPDWSPVRRFGGYGGWGDAEGAPLQKAMRQAAMSCACANDCNVHGHQHATAWSSKLPIADLKSFWGALGCACWAV
- a CDS encoding DUF1427 family protein codes for the protein MKPYVLSLALGLLVGVIYALFQVRSPAPPVIALVGLLGILLGEQIPPLIKSAIKPQATATSWLQHQVKPHVFGELPQCAKAGPGAAARKDA